From a single Candidatus Izimaplasma bacterium HR1 genomic region:
- a CDS encoding Integrase core domain protein yields MCEVLEISTSTYYKYRKTKDPDYDDYIMIKEIFDENKKTYGYRRIYAVLTDEYGLVINHKKVARIMKKYSVVAEYIKKQKRNYVNQYTEEEASIDLLKRNFNQRGWVTDITYLHLIKNGKKAYLSTIIDLETRDVVAYQISKSNDKKLVMDTLNKAITKTKDLNGLILHSDQGFQYLTTEFKIICASNGIVTSMSRKGTPLDNAVIESFHSILKKETLYNNTITTLDEYIQLVHEWIHFYNTKRRRLNKK; encoded by the coding sequence ATGTGTGAAGTTCTAGAAATAAGCACATCAACATATTACAAATACAGGAAGACAAAGGATCCGGATTACGATGATTACATAATGATTAAAGAAATCTTTGATGAGAACAAGAAAACATATGGATACAGAAGAATATACGCTGTATTAACAGACGAGTATGGACTAGTAATAAACCACAAAAAAGTAGCAAGGATTATGAAAAAGTACAGTGTGGTAGCGGAGTATATTAAAAAGCAAAAAAGGAATTACGTGAATCAATATACGGAAGAGGAAGCAAGTATTGATTTATTAAAACGAAACTTTAATCAAAGAGGATGGGTTACAGATATTACGTATTTACATCTAATTAAGAACGGTAAGAAAGCATACTTAAGTACAATAATAGATTTAGAAACAAGAGATGTGGTAGCCTATCAAATCAGTAAAAGTAATGATAAAAAGCTAGTTATGGATACGTTGAACAAAGCAATAACCAAAACAAAAGATCTGAATGGACTCATCCTCCATTCAGATCAAGGCTTTCAGTATCTTACAACTGAATTTAAAATAATCTGTGCATCAAACGGTATTGTCACTTCCATGAGTAGGAAAGGCACTCCTCTTGATAACGCAGTTATAGAGAGTTTTCATTCAATACTGAAGAAAGAAACTCTATATAATAATACTATCACAACACTAGATGAATATATACAATTAGTACATGAATGGATACATTTCTACAACACTAAACGTCGTAGGTTAAATAAAAAGTAG
- a CDS encoding Beta propeller domain protein has translation MKKIMLFFVSIVFLAGCNGALNDQGCSTGFHKQDDICVEDFNNEGDFESSDDIVNAFLTFNKKQGLMNTRFGWFSTFLFGSIGMNNDSAERATTTSAKGSDDYSETNNQVEGVDEMDNVLTDGKYIYISNYDKIQIVLAYTIEDEYEVLDVVKEITFDDLTPEDGHFYFNGMYVDEDRFIVVGTSNSYTCHNEEPNLDETNRYTYCQYYDYHNTTHVWEYTKDDFKLKNEYELSGYFVGSRKIEDDLYFVTNEYIPFYHVNNEDVDFSIDTYIPNYSINGTNIKLSYSEVMYVEGTEPTNFTTFYGINLDTEEVSTEVILGEGGYNLYVSTENIYLTGTKWNWNNDFIAALEADENAETEEDPYEIETSIVRVEIENGTVSFGAEGSVPGVALDQFAMDENGEYIRIVTTTSNWWWWGNTSEINNRLMVLDMDLNVISTLERIGKEGETVQSTRFVGDYAYVVTFLRTDPFYVIDLSDPENPEKLSELEIPGFSDYLQPIGEDYILGIGYGDNEGGTQGLKISLYDVSDKTHAVVASEIVYPYSDNGYIWTSTVYNHKDLLVSLSKGIIALPYTEYSWGNETNDYHWTYNTGVMVLNLDIENGVISERGRVEHSEADYHDIYVYKSKFIDDYLYTISSKFIKVSTIDDPETILETLMIGESREYYYGQEVFID, from the coding sequence ATGAAAAAAATTATGTTATTCTTTGTAAGTATTGTATTTTTAGCTGGATGTAATGGTGCTCTGAATGATCAAGGATGTAGTACTGGTTTTCATAAGCAAGATGATATTTGTGTAGAAGATTTTAATAATGAAGGTGATTTTGAATCGAGCGATGATATTGTTAATGCTTTCTTAACTTTTAATAAGAAACAAGGATTAATGAATACGCGTTTCGGGTGGTTTAGTACATTTTTGTTTGGTAGCATAGGGATGAATAATGATAGCGCCGAGCGAGCTACTACTACTAGCGCAAAAGGTAGTGATGATTACTCTGAAACCAACAATCAAGTTGAGGGTGTTGATGAAATGGATAATGTCCTAACTGATGGTAAGTATATTTACATTTCTAACTATGACAAAATTCAAATAGTTTTGGCTTACACAATTGAAGATGAATATGAAGTGTTAGACGTTGTTAAGGAAATCACTTTTGATGACTTAACCCCTGAGGACGGACATTTCTACTTTAATGGTATGTATGTTGATGAGGATAGATTTATCGTTGTAGGTACTTCAAATAGTTACACTTGTCATAATGAAGAACCTAACCTAGATGAAACCAATCGTTATACATATTGTCAATATTATGATTATCACAATACAACTCATGTATGGGAATATACAAAAGACGATTTTAAATTAAAAAATGAATATGAGTTAAGTGGATACTTTGTTGGAAGTAGAAAAATAGAAGATGATTTATATTTTGTTACTAATGAATATATTCCGTTCTATCACGTTAATAATGAGGATGTTGATTTTAGTATTGATACATACATCCCTAATTATAGTATTAATGGAACTAATATTAAATTATCTTATAGTGAGGTAATGTATGTTGAAGGTACAGAACCAACTAACTTTACAACTTTCTATGGTATTAATTTAGATACTGAAGAAGTATCGACTGAAGTTATTCTTGGTGAAGGTGGATACAATTTATATGTTTCAACGGAAAATATCTATCTAACTGGTACTAAATGGAATTGGAATAATGATTTCATAGCAGCTTTGGAAGCTGACGAAAATGCAGAAACTGAAGAAGACCCATATGAAATTGAAACTTCGATTGTAAGAGTAGAGATTGAAAATGGTACTGTTAGTTTTGGCGCTGAAGGCAGTGTTCCTGGAGTTGCATTAGATCAATTCGCAATGGATGAAAATGGTGAGTATATCAGAATTGTGACTACTACTAGTAATTGGTGGTGGTGGGGTAACACATCTGAAATCAATAATCGTTTAATGGTATTAGATATGGATTTAAATGTTATATCTACATTAGAAAGGATTGGTAAAGAAGGTGAAACCGTGCAATCAACTAGATTTGTTGGAGATTATGCATATGTTGTTACTTTCTTAAGAACAGATCCATTCTATGTCATTGATTTAAGTGATCCAGAAAATCCTGAAAAACTAAGTGAACTCGAAATCCCTGGTTTTAGTGATTACTTACAACCAATTGGTGAAGATTACATATTAGGTATTGGTTATGGTGATAATGAAGGTGGAACGCAAGGTTTAAAAATTAGTTTATATGATGTTAGTGATAAGACGCATGCTGTAGTAGCAAGTGAAATTGTTTATCCGTATAGTGATAATGGGTATATTTGGACTTCAACAGTATATAATCACAAGGACTTACTTGTATCGTTAAGTAAAGGAATAATTGCATTACCATATACAGAATACTCATGGGGCAATGAAACTAATGATTATCATTGGACATATAACACAGGTGTAATGGTGTTGAATCTAGATATTGAAAATGGTGTAATTAGTGAACGAGGTAGAGTTGAACATAGTGAAGCTGATTATCACGATATATATGTTTATAAATCTAAATTCATTGACGACTATTTATATACAATCTCAAGTAAATTCATTAAGGTTTCAACAATTGATGATCCTGAAACTATCTTAGAAACATTGATGATTGGGGAATCAAGAGAATATTATTATGGGCAAGAAGTATTTATTGATTAG
- the oraS gene encoding D-ornithine 4,5-aminomutase subunit alpha — protein MKERNDDFEVRRQHLKGMSDQELRTYFLELSDKLVDPLLDLAYKNTSKSIERSVLLRMGFNSLEAKGIVDILNDKNLLRKGTGHCVYLVAKNNDIDIHEAGLLIQNGDEIDYLMEYFDNHE, from the coding sequence ATGAAAGAAAGAAATGATGACTTCGAAGTAAGAAGACAACACCTTAAAGGGATGTCTGATCAAGAACTTAGAACTTACTTCTTAGAATTATCGGACAAACTTGTTGATCCTTTGCTAGATTTAGCGTATAAAAACACTTCTAAATCAATTGAAAGAAGTGTGCTTCTTCGTATGGGATTTAACAGCTTAGAGGCAAAAGGTATTGTTGATATTTTAAATGATAAAAACTTATTAAGAAAAGGTACTGGTCACTGTGTATATTTGGTGGCTAAAAATAATGATATTGATATCCACGAAGCGGGTCTTTTAATTCAAAATGGCGATGAAATCGACTACTTAATGGAGTACTTTGATAATCATGAATAA
- the trpB_1 gene encoding Tryptophan synthase beta chain, with translation MSKEYTEFMNRRNEIMKKSVGIDYQKYEQKGIGFDFELMMNDQGYNLEKIIKIQSENMVGNTPLVELKNITAYARKYAQSGKGARIFLKDEAANLSGSFKARRAALAVNTAKELGYKGVIAATSGNYGAAVAALAAKKGLKCIIVQECFDSENNSQPEIIEKARKCEAYGAEVVQLSVGPELFYIFLKLLDETGYFNASLYSPYGIKGIESLGHEIANEVYDLEGKYPEAVVITNAGGGNLTGTARGLKDAGAVDTKIIAASVDLYGLHMASDKDFNRKSFTTGHTGFGIPFSTYPDRSDVPRSAARPLRYMDRYLMVNQGSVFFMTEALAQLEGMERGPAGNTSLAAAFSLAQTMSKEEIIVVQETEYTGAGKHIQPQLSFAKRNGIEVMFGNPNDETPGENIILPKDGSYIKHVELDMDNLRKSYLKRYKDNELSTDDYQFLADELGITCVEVEILLK, from the coding sequence ATGAGTAAAGAATATACAGAATTCATGAATAGAAGAAATGAAATAATGAAGAAATCAGTCGGTATAGACTATCAAAAATACGAGCAAAAAGGTATAGGATTTGATTTTGAATTAATGATGAATGATCAAGGTTATAACTTAGAGAAAATCATTAAGATTCAAAGTGAAAATATGGTAGGGAATACTCCTCTTGTGGAGCTCAAAAACATAACTGCCTATGCTCGTAAATACGCTCAAAGCGGTAAAGGTGCAAGAATTTTTTTGAAGGATGAAGCGGCTAATTTAAGCGGTTCATTCAAGGCTAGACGTGCTGCTTTAGCTGTCAATACAGCAAAAGAGTTAGGCTATAAAGGTGTGATAGCTGCAACCAGTGGAAATTATGGTGCTGCAGTAGCTGCTTTGGCAGCGAAAAAGGGTTTAAAATGTATCATTGTTCAAGAGTGTTTTGACAGTGAAAATAATAGCCAACCAGAGATAATTGAAAAAGCTCGAAAGTGTGAAGCTTATGGAGCAGAAGTTGTTCAACTTTCTGTAGGGCCGGAACTGTTTTATATATTTCTAAAACTGTTAGACGAAACAGGATACTTTAATGCTTCGTTATATTCACCTTATGGAATCAAAGGAATAGAATCTCTAGGGCATGAAATAGCAAATGAAGTTTATGATTTAGAAGGAAAGTATCCAGAAGCAGTAGTTATTACTAATGCTGGGGGAGGTAATCTAACTGGAACCGCTAGAGGGCTTAAAGATGCCGGAGCGGTAGATACAAAGATTATTGCTGCGTCTGTAGATTTATACGGATTACATATGGCAAGTGATAAAGATTTTAATAGAAAATCATTCACTACTGGACATACTGGATTTGGAATACCTTTTAGTACGTATCCAGACCGAAGCGATGTACCTAGGAGTGCTGCGAGACCTTTGAGATACATGGATCGATATTTAATGGTAAATCAAGGTAGTGTATTCTTTATGACAGAGGCTCTAGCTCAACTTGAAGGTATGGAAAGAGGACCAGCTGGTAATACTAGTTTAGCGGCTGCATTTAGCTTAGCACAAACCATGAGCAAAGAAGAGATTATCGTTGTTCAGGAAACAGAATATACTGGTGCAGGGAAACATATTCAACCACAATTATCTTTTGCAAAAAGAAATGGGATTGAAGTAATGTTTGGGAACCCTAATGATGAGACACCAGGAGAGAATATCATCTTACCTAAAGATGGTAGTTACATAAAACATGTTGAATTAGATATGGATAACTTAAGAAAGTCCTATTTAAAGCGATATAAAGATAATGAATTATCAACTGACGACTATCAATTCCTAGCAGATGAGTTAGGAATTACTTGTGTTGAAGTTGAAATATTACTAAAGTAG
- a CDS encoding Ion channel, whose translation MAEDTKKTTKKKPAIKKPTTKKQTTKKSTANTTKKVPTAKKTSSPKKTSVVKKSTTTAKKPVTKKSPSSTKKKPSTTSPKKVNTKPVNSGKTTSKSVKNDKKSSNLSSRGVKTTKKVTKPKPKKRVKKKSELTTLEALEQAVDHKEIVEKQPLGKTFYLIFALAIYAIAFFYINNIVYDNSDLLQSGIFAFAAVFILFVLMLFNIHKLFINFFFLPFKRLFKQSRREINKEIMFSVGKNKAQTTFNKYKSLFTLILYGLLAGFLMYFSIMGSIMEGDKILKIITDAGLTLLIFLVVVCSWQYLFNIIPSILDKSIDARNGFILTLSAVILVIYVVFLLLDIVYLAEIMIFVLIIGFIALLGVNLNMIVGEINIFQNLRGRKSKVITRVVFIIFFGFHVYVILYASVVAYSIYNWEPNSFVFSTFDYKQEIITDLTDQDNEQLTQIYWDDDGDGLTPVVPLTDVYWDDDNDVLTPVVLLTEFYNDEFEPVRNIYDSNGLQISLRSEDGSFMDWAVPVRDIGTTSCNTFYNDGMFACSENVQQLHTYGDFLYWTVVTVSTIGYGDVHPSTEYNIAMGWGGFLGIYGLTFFALSISFVSNIAMEGVNSVREENKNDD comes from the coding sequence ATGGCAGAAGATACTAAAAAAACAACTAAAAAGAAACCGGCTATAAAGAAGCCAACTACAAAAAAACAGACAACCAAGAAATCGACAGCAAATACGACTAAAAAAGTACCTACAGCAAAGAAGACTTCATCACCAAAGAAAACTTCAGTGGTGAAAAAGAGTACTACAACAGCAAAGAAACCTGTTACTAAAAAAAGTCCTTCTAGTACTAAAAAGAAACCTAGTACAACTAGCCCTAAGAAGGTAAATACAAAACCGGTGAATTCTGGTAAAACTACCTCTAAAAGTGTCAAAAACGATAAGAAATCATCAAATTTGAGCTCTAGAGGAGTCAAAACTACTAAGAAAGTTACAAAGCCCAAACCAAAAAAAAGAGTTAAAAAGAAATCAGAGTTAACTACTTTAGAAGCTTTGGAACAAGCTGTTGATCATAAAGAAATAGTAGAAAAACAACCACTAGGTAAAACATTTTATTTGATTTTTGCGTTAGCTATTTACGCAATTGCATTCTTCTATATAAATAATATTGTTTACGATAATAGTGATTTATTGCAGAGTGGGATTTTTGCATTTGCTGCAGTATTTATTCTCTTTGTGTTAATGCTGTTTAATATTCATAAGCTATTTATTAATTTCTTCTTTTTGCCTTTTAAGAGATTGTTTAAGCAGTCTAGAAGAGAGATTAATAAGGAAATTATGTTTAGTGTTGGAAAAAATAAAGCACAAACAACTTTCAATAAATATAAATCTTTATTCACATTGATTTTGTACGGACTATTGGCAGGATTCTTAATGTATTTCTCTATAATGGGTTCTATTATGGAGGGAGATAAAATCCTTAAAATTATTACTGACGCAGGACTAACATTACTTATCTTCTTAGTTGTAGTGTGTTCGTGGCAGTATCTGTTCAATATAATTCCTAGTATTTTGGATAAAAGTATTGATGCTAGAAATGGATTTATTCTAACTTTAAGTGCGGTTATTTTAGTAATATATGTTGTGTTCTTGCTACTTGATATTGTTTATCTTGCTGAGATAATGATATTTGTCCTCATAATAGGGTTTATAGCGCTATTGGGTGTAAATCTTAATATGATTGTTGGAGAGATTAATATCTTCCAAAATCTAAGAGGAAGAAAAAGTAAGGTAATTACAAGAGTTGTATTTATAATATTCTTCGGATTCCATGTTTATGTTATTTTGTATGCAAGTGTTGTAGCGTATAGTATCTATAACTGGGAGCCTAATTCATTTGTTTTTAGCACTTTTGATTATAAACAAGAAATAATAACTGATTTAACAGATCAAGATAATGAGCAACTTACCCAAATATATTGGGACGATGATGGTGATGGATTAACACCTGTTGTACCATTAACTGATGTATATTGGGATGATGATAATGATGTATTAACTCCAGTAGTCTTACTCACAGAATTTTACAATGATGAATTCGAACCAGTTCGCAATATTTACGATAGTAACGGGCTACAAATAAGTCTTAGAAGTGAAGATGGAAGTTTTATGGACTGGGCTGTTCCAGTAAGAGATATTGGAACAACAAGTTGCAATACATTTTATAATGATGGAATGTTTGCTTGTTCAGAGAATGTACAACAACTTCACACGTATGGTGATTTTTTATACTGGACTGTAGTAACAGTATCAACTATTGGATATGGGGATGTGCATCCTTCAACTGAATATAATATAGCAATGGGATGGGGAGGTTTCCTAGGTATTTATGGGTTAACTTTCTTTGCATTAAGTATCTCATTTGTAAGTAATATAGCTATGGAGGGAGTAAACTCCGTGAGAGAGGAAAACAAGAACGATGATTGA
- the oraE gene encoding D-ornithine 4,5-aminomutase subunit beta, with protein sequence MNNIKPNEKLDIRELLKDLENYVPRKRGWVWRDISPQKIGQFTYEQASPGLKNFVPLPSARGLGNIDPQPDAVITTEIASGRFEDDIRRMRMAAYHGADHIMVIRTAGQSHFDGLLEGTPQGIGGIPVTRKQLRAQRKALDIIEEEVGRPINYHSYVSGVAGPEIAVLFTEEGVNGAHQDPQYNVLYRNINAIRSFVDAAESKKVMAYASMAQIDGAHNANATARDAWKVMPELLVQHIINSRFSERIGIKAENICLSTVPPAASPTPDLKLNLPYAVALREFLSDYKMRAQMNTKYMDSSTREATVTHVLNLLISRLTSADIQSTITPDEGRNVPWHIYNIEALDTAKQAMVGMDDLLSMVSLKETGYLQDAKREIQERSILMMEEIIEMGGYFNAVEAGMFVDSGEYPERNGDGISRDLNGGVGAGTVVKRDVDYLAPVTAHYGYNNVEQYDKSAKNDPSMLIGGCTFEKPEMVKFIDELDDTDNVYLRMDVTEKYRSGKVLKPEVQWLGDGTVTVDLFFPTHIRTAEAAALVTGKKMNLSDVEVIHKEILHPSEGTRIQIKGTFNFDINVDQLVLPEEIKVHSEDEIIQYVKDNPIRVVAGTAGNDEHSVGIREVLDIKHGGIEKYGIKYEYLGTSVPIEKFVDAAIETNSQVIMMSTIISHDDIHYKSMIKLHNYAVEKGVRDKLILIAGGTQVTPEIARTNKMDQGFGRGTKGIQIASFVLDKFRNMSK encoded by the coding sequence ATGAATAATATAAAACCAAATGAGAAGTTAGATATAAGAGAATTACTAAAAGACTTAGAAAACTATGTACCCAGAAAACGTGGATGGGTATGGAGAGATATATCACCTCAAAAAATAGGGCAGTTTACCTATGAACAGGCAAGTCCTGGTTTGAAAAACTTTGTTCCTCTACCTAGTGCTAGAGGGCTCGGAAACATAGATCCTCAACCCGATGCTGTAATTACTACAGAAATTGCATCAGGACGTTTTGAAGATGATATTAGACGTATGAGAATGGCCGCTTATCATGGGGCAGATCATATTATGGTTATAAGAACAGCTGGGCAATCTCACTTTGATGGATTGCTCGAAGGAACACCTCAAGGGATTGGAGGAATACCTGTTACTCGTAAGCAACTTAGAGCTCAGCGCAAAGCATTAGATATCATAGAGGAGGAAGTAGGGAGACCTATTAACTATCATAGTTATGTATCCGGTGTAGCTGGACCTGAAATTGCCGTATTATTCACTGAAGAAGGCGTTAATGGTGCACATCAGGATCCCCAATATAATGTCCTATATAGAAATATAAATGCAATAAGAAGTTTTGTTGATGCTGCTGAAAGTAAAAAGGTTATGGCATACGCGTCGATGGCTCAAATCGATGGGGCTCATAACGCAAATGCTACAGCAAGAGACGCTTGGAAAGTAATGCCGGAACTTCTTGTACAACATATAATCAATTCGCGCTTTAGTGAGAGAATTGGTATAAAAGCTGAGAACATTTGCTTATCTACGGTACCGCCTGCAGCTTCTCCAACTCCAGATTTAAAATTGAATCTTCCTTATGCAGTAGCTCTAAGAGAATTTTTAAGTGATTATAAGATGAGAGCTCAAATGAATACTAAGTATATGGATAGTTCAACTAGAGAAGCTACAGTGACACATGTACTAAACCTACTAATTTCTAGACTTACAAGTGCTGATATTCAATCAACTATTACTCCTGATGAAGGTAGAAACGTTCCATGGCATATTTATAACATAGAAGCATTAGATACAGCTAAACAAGCTATGGTTGGAATGGATGATTTACTAAGCATGGTCAGCCTCAAGGAAACAGGTTATCTCCAAGATGCTAAAAGAGAGATTCAAGAACGATCTATTCTAATGATGGAAGAAATTATTGAAATGGGTGGATATTTCAATGCAGTTGAAGCAGGAATGTTTGTTGATAGCGGAGAGTATCCTGAGAGAAATGGCGACGGAATTAGTCGTGATTTGAATGGTGGTGTAGGTGCAGGGACTGTTGTTAAACGAGATGTTGACTACCTAGCACCAGTGACAGCACATTATGGTTATAATAATGTAGAGCAATACGATAAATCAGCTAAAAATGATCCATCTATGTTAATTGGAGGGTGTACTTTTGAAAAACCAGAGATGGTTAAGTTTATTGATGAACTTGATGACACCGATAATGTATATTTAAGAATGGACGTAACTGAGAAATATCGCTCAGGTAAAGTGTTAAAACCTGAAGTTCAATGGCTTGGGGATGGAACTGTAACAGTAGATTTATTCTTCCCAACACACATCAGAACTGCGGAGGCAGCAGCCCTTGTGACTGGTAAAAAGATGAATTTGAGCGATGTAGAAGTAATTCATAAAGAAATACTACATCCTAGTGAAGGTACAAGAATTCAGATTAAAGGTACATTTAATTTTGATATTAATGTTGACCAATTAGTGTTACCTGAGGAAATAAAGGTACATTCAGAGGATGAGATTATACAATATGTTAAGGATAATCCTATCAGAGTAGTTGCTGGTACTGCAGGTAATGATGAACATTCCGTTGGTATTAGAGAAGTACTTGATATTAAGCATGGTGGTATTGAAAAATACGGAATCAAATATGAATATCTGGGTACATCGGTACCTATTGAAAAATTTGTAGACGCAGCTATCGAAACTAATTCTCAAGTTATTATGATGTCAACAATAATTTCGCATGATGATATTCATTATAAAAGTATGATTAAACTACACAACTACGCCGTTGAAAAGGGTGTTAGAGATAAATTGATACTAATCGCAGGTGGTACGCAAGTTACTCCTGAGATAGCAAGAACAAATAAGATGGATCAAGGATTTGGTAGAGGTACTAAAGGTATTCAAATTGCTAGTTTTGTTTTAGACAAATTTCGAAATATGAGTAAGTAA